One genomic region from Actinocatenispora thailandica encodes:
- a CDS encoding flavin-containing monooxygenase, whose translation MTDGGGIDEDRSTEPAGPSGRSVYDRGDAVCVIGAGSSGLAAVKNLREHGFEVDCYERETGVGGGWDVGADRSPMYLGLHMVSSRPFTQFPDFPMPDAYPDYPDHRRVLDYLERYADHFGLREHVWFGTEVVDVAATDGHRWEVTVRGTGGGPSRTLAYAAVVVANGHLWHPYRPEYPGQETFTGEIIHSAGYSDPAQLRGKRVLVIGGGNSGCDIAVAAAQQAGTAWHSTRHGEWLTPKYLLGRPADQLDDLTRALRLPLWARRLGYRTLLRLTAGRPARFGLAKPTHRPFTAHPVVTSQLLYHLGHGDVTPKPGIAEFTTNRVLFTDGTEADPQLVVFATGYRPRFDFLAPEHLGGDEQKPRLYLQLLNPKRPTLSVAGLIDPDSGQFGLVHWQTVLIARLLRTRIEAPARADALLRRAERDLDRRYLQTRMAATARHRFDVGHHRYLAALGQALTSLERTT comes from the coding sequence GTGACCGACGGTGGCGGCATCGACGAGGACCGATCCACCGAGCCGGCCGGACCATCCGGGCGCAGCGTGTACGACCGGGGCGACGCGGTGTGCGTGATCGGCGCCGGGTCGTCGGGGCTCGCCGCGGTGAAGAACCTGCGCGAGCACGGCTTCGAGGTCGACTGCTACGAGCGGGAGACCGGCGTCGGTGGCGGCTGGGACGTCGGCGCCGACCGCAGCCCCATGTACCTCGGCCTGCACATGGTCTCCAGCCGCCCGTTCACCCAGTTCCCGGACTTCCCGATGCCGGACGCGTATCCGGACTATCCGGACCACCGGCGGGTGCTGGACTACCTGGAGCGCTACGCCGACCATTTCGGGCTGCGCGAGCACGTCTGGTTCGGTACCGAGGTGGTGGACGTCGCCGCGACCGACGGGCACCGCTGGGAGGTCACCGTCCGCGGCACCGGCGGCGGGCCGAGCCGCACCCTGGCGTACGCCGCGGTGGTGGTGGCCAACGGCCACCTGTGGCACCCGTACCGGCCGGAGTATCCGGGCCAGGAGACGTTCACCGGGGAGATCATCCACTCCGCCGGGTACTCCGATCCCGCGCAGCTGCGCGGAAAGCGGGTGCTGGTGATCGGCGGCGGCAACTCCGGCTGCGACATCGCGGTCGCCGCCGCCCAGCAGGCCGGCACCGCCTGGCACTCCACCCGGCACGGCGAGTGGCTGACCCCCAAGTACCTGCTGGGCCGCCCCGCCGACCAGCTCGACGACCTGACCCGGGCGCTGCGGCTGCCGCTGTGGGCCCGCCGGCTCGGGTACCGGACGCTGCTGCGGCTGACCGCCGGCCGGCCGGCCCGGTTCGGCCTGGCCAAGCCGACGCACCGGCCGTTCACCGCGCATCCGGTGGTCACCAGCCAGCTGCTGTACCACCTGGGCCACGGCGACGTGACGCCGAAGCCGGGCATCGCCGAGTTCACCACCAACCGGGTGCTGTTCACCGACGGCACCGAGGCCGACCCGCAGCTGGTCGTGTTCGCCACCGGCTACCGGCCACGGTTCGACTTCCTCGCGCCGGAGCACCTCGGCGGCGACGAGCAGAAGCCGCGGCTCTACCTGCAACTGCTCAACCCGAAGCGGCCGACGCTGTCGGTGGCCGGGCTGATCGACCCGGATTCCGGCCAGTTCGGCCTGGTGCACTGGCAGACGGTGCTGATCGCGCGGCTGCTGCGGACCCGGATCGAGGCGCCGGCGCGGGCCGATGCGCTGCTGCGCCGCGCCGAACGCGACCTGGACCGGCGCTACCTGCAGACCCGGATGGCGGCGACCGCGCGGCACCGGTTCGACGTCGGGCACCACCGGTACCTCGCCGCGCTCGGCCAGGCCCTGACCAGTCTGGAGCGGACGACATGA
- a CDS encoding TIGR00300 family protein, with protein sequence MHETETVEVRGHILDSGVLARILDDVLEYGGDYRIERLDVGRQHSDESTARLEIGADDADQLSRILMRLQTHGANAVTPGKALLRPAPADGVFPDDFYSTTNLVTQVHTGSRWLTVHNPEMDCGIVVAADDSAARTLPVSDVRAGERVVCGADGVRVLRPPAEDRDGDGFGFMSSAVSSEKPQALLVRQIADQMRAVKERGEKILWVCGPAMVHTGAAPAMVSLVRAGYVDVLFAGNALAAHDIESALFGTSLGVDLDKGRGVPHGHEHHIRAINKIRAAGSIAKAVSSGVLTSGIMHALVANDKRFVLVGSVRDDGPLPDVYTDVIDGQRAMRAELPGVGFCIMVATMLHSIATGNILPASIPLVCVDINPATVTKLADRGSAQAAGIVTDIGLFTEQLAEELRA encoded by the coding sequence ATGCACGAGACCGAGACCGTCGAGGTCCGCGGACACATCCTGGATTCGGGCGTACTGGCGCGCATCCTCGACGACGTCCTGGAGTACGGCGGGGACTACCGGATCGAGCGGCTGGACGTGGGCCGACAACACTCGGACGAGTCCACCGCGCGGCTGGAGATCGGCGCCGACGACGCCGACCAGCTGTCCCGGATCCTGATGCGGCTGCAGACGCACGGCGCGAACGCGGTGACGCCGGGCAAGGCGCTGTTGCGGCCGGCTCCGGCGGACGGCGTGTTCCCGGACGACTTCTACTCCACCACCAACCTGGTCACCCAGGTGCACACCGGCAGCCGCTGGCTGACCGTGCACAACCCGGAGATGGACTGCGGCATCGTGGTCGCCGCGGACGACTCCGCGGCGCGCACCCTGCCGGTGTCCGACGTGCGGGCCGGCGAACGCGTCGTCTGCGGCGCCGACGGGGTACGCGTGCTGCGGCCGCCGGCCGAGGACCGGGACGGGGACGGCTTCGGCTTCATGTCCTCCGCGGTGTCCAGCGAGAAGCCGCAGGCGCTGCTGGTCCGGCAGATCGCCGACCAGATGCGGGCGGTGAAGGAACGCGGCGAGAAGATCCTGTGGGTGTGCGGCCCGGCGATGGTGCACACCGGTGCCGCCCCGGCGATGGTCTCGCTGGTACGGGCCGGGTACGTGGACGTGTTGTTCGCCGGCAACGCGCTCGCGGCGCACGACATCGAGTCCGCGCTCTTCGGTACCTCGCTCGGCGTCGACCTGGACAAGGGCCGCGGTGTACCGCACGGGCACGAGCACCACATCCGCGCGATCAACAAGATCCGGGCCGCCGGGTCGATCGCGAAGGCCGTCTCGTCCGGCGTGCTGACGAGCGGCATCATGCACGCGCTGGTGGCCAACGACAAGCGCTTCGTACTGGTCGGTTCGGTCCGCGACGACGGCCCGCTGCCGGACGTCTACACCGACGTGATCGACGGCCAGCGGGCGATGCGCGCCGAACTGCCCGGCGTCGGCTTCTGCATCATGGTCGCGACGATGCTGCACTCGATCGCGACCGGGAACATCCTGCCGGCGTCGATTCCGCTGGTGTGTGTGGACATCAACCCGGCGACGGTGACCAAGCTGGCCGACCGGGGCAGCGCGCAGGCGGCCGGGATCGTCACCGACATCGGCCTGTTCACCGAGCAGCTCGCCGAGGAACTGCGCGCCTGA
- a CDS encoding MBL fold metallo-hydrolase: MQIASGLHRIGSDYVNSYLVVGQDGVTIIDAGLPGFWKPLLAELASIGKGLGDVRALVLTHGDTDHIGFAARLHRETGIAAYVHEADVDRARLKVKKPNSGWGPVRLGALAGFLWYSARHGGLRIPPAMELRTVADGDVLDVPGSPRIIHTPGHTPGSIAVHVPQVDAVFIGDTMTTRNVLTGVTGPKPAPFTLDPEQAIASLDRIADTGARWLLPGHGPAWDGGVAEAVRLIRASAGSSAA, encoded by the coding sequence ATGCAGATCGCCAGCGGGTTGCACCGGATCGGCTCGGACTACGTCAACAGCTACCTCGTCGTCGGTCAGGACGGGGTGACGATCATCGACGCCGGGTTGCCCGGATTCTGGAAGCCGCTGCTGGCCGAGTTGGCCTCGATCGGCAAGGGCCTCGGCGACGTGCGGGCGCTCGTGCTGACCCACGGCGACACCGACCACATCGGTTTCGCCGCCCGGCTGCACCGCGAGACCGGCATCGCCGCGTACGTGCACGAGGCGGACGTCGACCGCGCCCGGCTGAAGGTCAAGAAGCCCAACTCGGGGTGGGGGCCGGTTCGGCTCGGCGCGTTGGCCGGATTCCTCTGGTACTCGGCTCGGCACGGCGGGCTGCGGATCCCACCGGCGATGGAACTGCGCACCGTGGCCGACGGCGACGTGCTGGACGTGCCCGGCTCGCCGCGCATCATCCACACCCCGGGACACACCCCCGGCAGCATCGCGGTGCACGTCCCCCAGGTCGACGCGGTCTTCATCGGCGACACAATGACCACCCGCAACGTGCTGACCGGAGTCACCGGCCCCAAGCCGGCCCCGTTCACCCTCGACCCGGAGCAGGCGATCGCCTCCCTCGACCGGATCGCGGACACCGGGGCGCGGTGGCTGCTTCCCGGGCACGGGCCGGCCTGGGACGGCGGCGTCGCCGAGGCCGTCCGGCTGATCCGCGCGTCGGCCGGCAGCAGCGCGGCGTAG